TAGAGTAAGTTGGGACGGTGCAGGTTGTACGCCGGATTATTGGATGATCGTTTGGGATGACTTGTGGCCGGTTGCTACCATGTACAATTCTGCTATCATGTTATTTGGCTTCTCATGTGGGGACACATTAGCGTTGTGTGGTACTATCTTACCATTGTATGCCGCATCGACTGCTACAAGACCATCACGTGAGATTTGTATAGCTCATTTAGGGAATCACTGCCAGCACTACATACGTTTAAATTTATCGCCTAACTTTCCGGTGCCCCCTATAGTACACTGGTGGTTTGTGCACCGAGGCCAAAGCGTTGTAGGATGGGAGCGCTTCTATCAGGATAGGGTGACACAGTGGACCAGATTGGCCCAACTTAGGGGATATTAGTGGTTGatattctgtaatgttacaggtgaattctgatgaattatgtgtggttctgtaatgttacaggtgaattgtgatgaattatgtgtggttctataatgttacaggtgaattctgatcaattatgtgtggttctgtaatgttacaggtgaattctgatgaattatgtgtggttctatCAGGATAGGGTGACACAGTGGACCACATTGGCCCAACTTAGGGGATATTAGTGGTTGatattctgtaatgttacagatgaattttgtgtggttctgtaatgttacaggtgaatattgatgaattttgtgtggttctgtaatgttacaggtgaattgtgatgaattttgtgtggttctgtaatgttacaggtgaatattgatgaattttgctacttcagttatccacattccaacgtctatattccaacggctatattccaacgtctatattccaacggctatattctccatctataaaattaaacaatGTTGCTACTTCAGTTATCCACATTTACTCTTTACATTACGATCAACAAAAACTCTCAAACATAAATGGCTTCATCTGATTTTACCAACGAGTTCCCTAATTTTCCTCCCGAGAAAAGCATAGTTTCAACTTTGAATAAGTCTGATTGCACGACGAAGATGCTTGATTATTAATACTACGCAATCCGTGTATATGGAGAGACATTTGTGAGTCCAACAATGTTCCATCCTGAATTTCCATTTATGTTTTGCTTCAAGCTTCCGTCTGCTGGTGAGTTTCCAATATACTCACTACACATGTTGTGGTTCTTATGTTATATGTATTACATGCCTTTTGAATATGCTCTAGAGGAATGGTTGAACAATTTGAATGAAGGAAATATTCCTAGTCATATTCAAACATTTCTGAAGTGGTTTATGCCTATTGATGACTGGAAAGCTATGTTCGCCAGACTATTGCGTGATAATCAGAGGGGAATCatccctaaaaaaaatttcaactccatcatctttttAAGATGGACAGAGTCTGAAATTTCTCATGAGGTTCATCGAACTTATCCTTACTCGATCGTGAAAAATTGGGATCGCTATAAATTAGAGGTCCGAGTACTACAGAGTATCAGCGCTTCAAAGAACGATTACCTGCCAGGACGAGCTTGGCCAAGAAATAGAGGAAATGCTCCATGGAACATTTTTCCTGTGGAATATGAGACGAATATTGCAAAGGAGAAAGAGATATACCTTGCAATACAGTCAGGTGTACTagcgacatcttcaccaaacattCAGGTGTACGAAGAAGATAGTGACTAATGTCTTTTTTTTCCGGTTTATGTCATTGTAATGtcttttttcagtttatgtcgtTCTAATGTATTTTTACAGTTTATGCAGTTTATGTCGTTCTAATGTATTCTTAAATTTGCAATAATAACAAAACATACCAcaaaaaagtactaaaatatcAATCCACCAAATTCTGTCAAAATAGTACTAAAATACTACAAAATAAAGTCATAActcacttggccaaatgccaagcaTCCATAATCTCCTCTAACGACTGCCTATATACAATCGCAGCATCCTCGTCCAGATGACTCATGTGATCCAGCACAGTTTCACCCCAGCCAGATAATCGACTAACCCACTGTAAAAAAGTAAGGAACAAAAAACAAGGTTAATATCATTTCACATTtcagtaaatatcatttcacattACTAGACCAGTCAAGAAAaccaaaaataacttacaatctCACTGTTCAAGCGAGTATAAACAGCCGGTCCGGGTGCAACAATCTCCGGAAGTAGACGAGGGTGTGAGTGACGGGTGTACCAATGCATGTACTGATCCTCACAATCTGATGGAGTATGTGCTGGAGTGAATACAGACAGTATAAGGACGGACGACTGGGGAAAAGAGTCCCAAATACCCTGCACCATCACAGCTGGCACCTCTACACGATACTTCAAACTGGTCCACGGGCGAACAGCCTTAGAAGGCTACAATATCGGTCTAGGAATGGTCTGCACATGTCCAAGCTGTCGAAGGCATCGCCCCGGCatgtacggctcgatcacatcccgATACCGTATCCATCCAGAATATAGAGTCATCGGGGTCTCAGTAATGGCATCAGGgccatacggcatccacatgacctacagatgtataaaattacattaacacatacaagtaatacacaaatttgttttaattgaatagtatttataattataaagcaAGTATACCTCATCTGCTGTCAACACATCAAGCCGGGCATGAAATGCTCTCAGCCGCTCATCGCTCTTCTCCATCGATATAGATGGCCACAACGAAGCCCTAGGAAGATCCGGGTCAACTGTAACTGCCTCTCGATGTGGCCTGAAGCAAGGAAAATACTCGTAAATCCAGGACTGGAGCAATGTTATACAACCCGTCATCTGCCCGCAATCTCCTCTGGTAGCAATACcaagatgacggtatagatatgctagtgcagctgatCCCCAAGAAAGTCCAACGGCTCCAGCCGCCGAGTCCTGCACGTCTAACAGACAAGAAGGTCGGATGCGGTCACCACTCTTGTCTacgaacaaggtggaaccgagcATCAGCCACGTCCAAGCTATAGCCTGGGTCTCAGGAATCCGATCACCTCCACAGCGCTCCATGACGGAAGCGGCTCGTATACCACCAGAAGCATAATGACGGGCATCTAACTCAACCCGAGTCAccccaaacaaatccatcacgcactccttaagctcatcaacagtcgcatcagcagtcaccatggcaccatctacggggatgcgcaatatctcccacacatcatgcatcaaaatggtcatctcgccaaatggcatgtgaaatgatgacgtgtctggctaCCACCGCTCAACAAATGCCGTGATCAGTGCAGCATCTATGTGACTGTGCATAATACCAGGTAAATGGAACAAGCCAGATGACTCGATACGCGACTGAATCGTCCGGGAAGAACCACTGTACCATAATCTCAGCTTCGTGCAATACCctgatctggtatgacacctaaggACGCCCCTGTCCTGACCGGCCCATATAGCACATGCAATATGTCCCAAAAAGCTCGGGATCACAGCACCATCAAATGGACCCCCGGGGACGGGGTCCTTCACAACccagtcatcctctacactcctcgatcgcttgctgctacctgaaattacagcaaacggtagacattaattttttagtatatttttcaataatcacgattaacacaaatacaaataaacacattttttaatttctcttaccagaagaagatgctgcggtagaagaaaatcgtccgtctcgacccctcgtcacAACGCCACGATCTATGGGGATAGTATCAGCACTAGGACGATGCATAGAAGCATCCCCGTCCATGTCTATACGAGCCGCCTCATCCCGTCCCTCAGCACGCTCCGCCTGTGCAGCATGTGCCCTCCGGGCGTCCGCCATAAACCGCTGCTGCTCCTCCCGGTCCCGCCGAGCAGATGCAGTAACAGGACGTGAAGACGTGCGTCTAGGGTCAGCTCCCTCCTTAtcctgtaatattatttatttataaggtatattcaatttaacataattttttttttctatacgtTCGGGTTTGCCTACGCCCGGTCcgtgcaattttttttaaaaaaaattcaaaatttgcccctttttggcctgggcgggtggtttacaccacctgccctaagggccaaacgggtgcggcgCACCAGTCGGCCTTAGGGCCGACCAGTGCGCCGCAAATGTTTGGCCCTTAGGCCAAACGGGTGGCGCATGCACCCCACCATAAGGTGGAGCGCATGCGTTGTACGCGTTCCACCTTAAGTGGAACGCGTACGTCGAGCGATCCACCCTAAGGTGGATCGCATGCGCCGCGCGCTCCGCCTTACGGTGGAGCGCGTGCGCCGTGCGATCCACCTTAGGGTGGATCGCTCGACACGCTGCatctccacctacggtggaacgcatagttcaagcgttccaccgtaggtggagatGGATTCCGGCGCCCGCCTAGACGAAATTCTGGGATTTTAATCCCGAATTTCGACCGATTACTcacgattttgataatttttttatggaaatacttACCGTAATACCCATGTATCCTTTACCGATGTCTCCTCTTCGTGCCATCTCGTTTTTGGtcggttttttttagaatggaaaagatgttgagaggatttggaatttcaaaacttatgtttgaaataatgagaagggcaaaaaggtCAATACAGGGCGGTGAACCGGGCCCACATATTTTAACAGCTCAATTTTTATCaataactaaaattatactTCACTGtgtgaaaaaatttaaaaatagttaaatatatatatatatatatatatatatatatatatatatatatatatatgcacacGTATTTTTATCTGGTGCAGTGgattttttgttaaatataaAATGCCACGtagttaaaaagtataaatacAGTACGAAAACAAAGAGGAACAAATCCTCTATCCTATATATATTACAAAGGTACAAGACccacaaagagcaataaaaataCTACAAAGagtaataaaactataaaagatacaaatacaaTAAACATAGAAATCATATCATTTTCGTAAGTCGAATCCCGTTGAAAACCCACTGTAATCCATACTTCATCATTTCGACTCTTCCACACATTCAGATCTAAGTCCTTTCCATTTTTGCAACCAcacagatctatagatctacggacaagataaatcttttctgctcttgctaagaccgaaaaaagaataaaagagagAAGTATAGCTCACAGGTGTGACGGAAAAAGAAGTTAAAGAAGATATATAGACTTCAAACTAACAACAAAATGtaaatctaaaactaaaaacaaagattaaaatataaatgagaggaggaagaagaaagacaaACTTCCTTCTTCCCTATCTAAGTAAATTTGAACAAGTGACGGTGACGATAtctgaaaagaagaaaaagcaaTGAGAGGAAAAAGTAGAGAGAAAAATGAACCTCTCTCTATGATGCAGTGGATTTTTTTAAGTGTacacatgttttaatttg
The DNA window shown above is from Euphorbia lathyris chromosome 1, ddEupLath1.1, whole genome shotgun sequence and carries:
- the LOC136204202 gene encoding uncharacterized protein, translating into MARRGDIGKGYMGITDKEGADPRRTSSRPVTASARRDREEQQRFMADARRAHAAQAERAEGRDEAARIDMDGDASMHRPSADTIPIDRGVVTRGRDGRFSSTAASSSGSSKRSRSVEDDWVVKDPVPGGPFDGAVIPSFLGHIACAIWAGQDRGVLRCHTRSGYCTKLRLWYSGSSRTIQSRIESSGLFHLPGIMHSHIDAALITAFVERW